The Arachis duranensis cultivar V14167 chromosome 9, aradu.V14167.gnm2.J7QH, whole genome shotgun sequence genomic sequence GCTTTGTGAAAGGCTTAAAAAGCTTCAAAAAAGATAACTATATCACTATGTTAGCCATATACTTATTAGCCATGCACTATGCATATGCATGGAAAGTTTCATAAgaccctttttctttctcttttgctttttttatttaatatttttttcaatttcgtTTATGAGTTTGAGAATTGAAAGTCACACTCACGCCACATGCTTTTCTAAAAGTGCGAGAAATAAATTAAACGACCTTATCCTTCCATTATTTAGTAGGGTTCATGTGGTAATTAGTCATTTCCATTCTTTCTACATAGTTTTTGTCTTACTCAGATAATTGGTaatgattataaaaaaatactacttctttcgttttaaaataattaccattttaatttttttatatattaaaaagctAGTATATTTGGATACAACATAGGTTTAGGTgtattaattttgtaaaaaaattaaaataataattattttaaaacagaaagaataataacaaaaaaatattatgaaaatacttttattacactaataattcaaattcaattacacAAGATCCCGTCGAAGAAGCAAAGtgaattgaaaattaaagacCGATACAATATTCGACCCGATTTGGAGTGCAAGCGTAATTAATATGTTACCTATTagttatttgaaaatatttgacaaataataaaaattaatctaaaagtatcttatcttatatttattaattatttttaaaataaatatataatattaaatataataaatatattccGTATTCTTATAATAACTATTTTTGGCTATCAGTCATTTCATAATTCATTTACACTTAGTTTCATTATTGacttaattaaatattagaGTCATTTTAAGTAGGACAATATTGTAgaactaataaatattattattttttattagtaacaatttatacacatatttataaaattttgcatacaaaaaatagtatataatttatatttattaaaaatattttaatatttatattaattaaatgaggattaaaaatactaaaaattaccgaACTCAAGAATTTTTCTCGTAAGAATACCATGTCTTTCCATTAGTTGACATATATAGGAGCATTCTCAGAATTTCCGAGATATTTCAGTCTTAACTTGTAAcaactttaaaaataattaattctaaacgAGGCGGAATTAATAAGATAATGaaaattatgatttatataTGAGTATATACATGTACATGTACATATGATGTTACAAgtttactaataataatttctaTGATTAATTTGTCATGCtcgtttagtttattttcaatatACAAAAGAAAAGGAGATTACTAAAACAGGATTAGTAGTTCTTGCTTCTCATTTCACTATTTTTCTATCTAGTTTGTACTATAATATATACACTAAATTAAACTACTTTATCAGGTGCGGCATTAACATATTGTGAAGAAAAATTCAGCCAACTCAGCCAAAAGAAACTAGTTTGGCAGGTAGAGAAAAGTGAAAACAACAGATTTATTGTGCAAAGTTAGGAGAATTAaacgctttttttttttaattaagcaaATAGATTTTGGAATTTCActggaattattttttttttctaagacAAAAGTTTCTCGAAAAATGTAACTTTTAACAAAGTATAGGATAAATCGGaacaattttgttaaaattaataatgttaataatacaaagtaaaaaataataacggttttccttgaaaaaaataaaataattttaaaaatgtatttaGACCTTCTATATGAACAAATGGGAATTAATTGAAATTgtgtaaaaataataatcttaGTAACAGAATTTTAAATACGACGAATTAGTTAAaaattgacttttttttattttttaaatttctaatagtGACTTAAATATGTTCATGCGTAATGGGCTAATGGGTATGTTagaagaaagaatgagaaaTTCACTGCAATTGACCCGTGAATAGTGTTACTTACTGTATTGCATATAATGAAATAGTGGAGCCCATGGAAGAGGAAATGTCTAGGATCAGGTGGACAGTTATATCACCCCTCAATGTGTACCTAattctttgtttatttattactcTCCTCACATGACCTTGCTGCACCATTTTGCAAGCTAAGCACTAAGCAGTAAGCACCccccaattttttattttttaattttgatttgagaACTATAATTTAGGGCCTCCCCACGTTGGGGTTTCATAATTCCTATATATATTCTTCTCTTTCCTTTAACGCACTTCCATGTTAGAGAGAGATTATGGTACGTATAGAGGACGATGCGTGATGAATGGCTACTTGCTAACATTGAAGAaatcttctttttaatttcactGAAATCTATGCCAAttctttttagtattttcatatttgttcttcCCTTATCCCCACTTGTTTGGGACTCCTCAATGCACAAAACCAAGTGCTACTTCCCCTTTAATCAAGCCTTCAAATTTGTTGGTGAAAAACGGGTCAACTTCATCATATTTGGTGTATGTATATACATGTGTCGGTTATGTTTTTATACTACTAAAACTAAGTTCAATTAtcaatatcaagactcaagagatACAATCACAGTTTAGTGGTTATCACTTACATTATTTTCCATATCAATATAAATTCTCatattcttaaaaattaatatctttGCTAGATAAAAATACacacatgatgatgatgatgatgatgatgatgatgatgatgatgatgatattattCTTAATTATTCCCTCCTtgcaaagagaagaaaaattacAATGGTATCAAGAGTAACGTAAGCCACCTTTTATGATAAGGCAAAAAATATCAGCACATTGTTCCATCATTACATATTGACCAAATTAGCATATGTATCAAGCAACCATCGGTTTCGGCCAATTTATTACTACTTACTATCACAAAATAAATGAATATCGCCCAAAAATCATATCACTAGCTATTTAGGCAATCTGGGTTCTATGCTTTATTCATTGACCCATAGATACACTAGCATTTTAGAAAAGTAATCAAGCATTTTAATTTCTTGGTCTggttaattttttcttttctttctttttttttttatagtaaaacGTAAATCTTCATAATTACCTCACATTTGAACTTTAATTAATCCTCATTTAGTCATTTCCAattaacaaaagataaaaacttTTGATACTCAACTTGCCAAATTCGGCAATGGAACAATGAAGAGGCAGATAATTGATTCTACAACTCGAAtgaagaagctctctcttccctaattttcccttcttctttttctttctctccttaattctacaattttttttctttttttcgtcttttccttcttttctcaCTTTCTGCCATAAAAAGCAacattaagaaaagaaaaaaaaggaagcaaagctacaaattaaaatttataagacAAAATTTTCAGAGccaaaagatatttgaaaaaaaacttctttaaaaaaaagaaagtgctGTGGTGTGATGTTAATTAAGTTTAGACCTCTCTCTTCTCCACCCTAAATTAAGCTAGACCCGCACGCACTAGATAACATGCCTAAAATCAGGGCCACAATGgtgttgttgatgatgatggggatgatgatgatgatgatggattAAGAACTCATCTCCACCGTTGGATACACCAAAAATGGAAGTTTGACTCATcagttgctgctgctgctgatgCTGCCGCTGCAAATCCTTCTGCCGCCTCAGTTCCAGAACCTTCCTATGAGAATTCGAGTGCTTCGTTGAAACGAACGTTGGGCTCGCCGCGGGCCTGTACTCAGGCACAAGTCGGCCCGACTTAAACCTCACACCGCAAGCGTTGCACAGAGTCTTTGGGCCCATGGGCCCTGTTCGCCACTGTGGCGTCTTATCTGCGCCGCAGTGTAGACACTTTCTCCCCAAACACTCCGCATTCGCCTCCCTCCTCTTCGTCGTCGTCGGTGCCGCCACTTTCGGTGTCGGAGGCTTATGCTCCGCCGCAGACGTCTGGAGTTTCGGCGGCGGAGGAGTCGAGAGGTGAAGCAAGCGCGTGGACCAATCCCCCGGCGCCGCGCGTGAGCGCTTGCTGCGAGCTTTGCCTGGAAGCGGCGTCTCCTGATGAAGAAGAAACGGTGCGTTTCGCGCGGTATCAAATGGAGGATGGAGCGCGTTTTCCGAGGAAGATGATGACTCCGGCGTCTGAGGTTTTCTGCCGTTGATGGCAGTGGCGCCACCGCCGGAGAGAAGCTGCAGCGTTTTCAGATCTTCTTCGGTGGAGAACGAGTCCTCCACGAAGTTCGAGAGCCACTCCAGTTCCGCCATGTCATCGTActgttaaaacaaaaatatacgGTTAGAACACTGacttatcaaattaaattcaaaattatcatcgtaattttcatgcaagtttgagTTTCATTTTCATGAATTTTCGAATTATAACAAATATATATCGTaaatatttagtttaattttcatgaTAATGAGCCCTGTATGTTAAATCGTACTTCTCGAATTATCTCAAAAATTGAATTCAAGATTATCGTAATGTCTTGGTTTAATATTTACGATATCGAGGTGTGTAAATGCGGCCTAGAGTGAATTACCGGAACGCAGAGATCACCGCCGGAGAATTGTGGATCGCCGGAGGAGAATGCGCGAGGGACAATGCCGGCAGGGAAATGGTTGTCGCCACCGGAGACGGAGGAGTTACAGCTGTCAACCGCGGTGACGTTGGACGAGTCGGTGGAGGAGTATCCGTCGGACATGATGGCGTCGGCGTTGGAGAAATCAAGTAGGTCGTCAATGGCAAACGGCTCACCACCGCCGCCATAACCACCGTGCTTCTGGTCACCACCGCCGACGCCGTGCCGCTTCTCCGTTGAGAATTGGTCTCCTCCGGCGCCGTAATAGCCACCGACGAAGTATTCCGGCACTTCCATTTTTCAGTTATTTAATAAATGCACTGACTCTCTTACAATGCTACGGCgttgtagttttagagagagaaagtgagagagagagagagagggagagagagtgcGTGTTTTTTTTGTGTGAACGTAAAACGCAACGGAACGCACCGTTTTGGGAAGAGAGGGGTTTGAGGGGAAGTGTCTGAGAGAAAGGAGTGAGTGAGGGTGAGGGGGTTTTGAGGAGTAAAGGGGAGTGGCAGAAATTGTAAATAATGAAACATTGGAGcttctttttttaattgtaatgcACACATACATATGGGTGTGTCAATATAATAATAGGGAAGTGACTTGCAAGTTCTGTAAAGTCGTTTAAGCccactttcattttattttttctttctctcctttCCTTTATTTGGAAACAATTCTCAGATTTTCCTTTCCTTCTGTTCGTTCCTGCCATGAAagcttttccttcttttcttttctcttttttcacttgtttcttctcttttactttCCGTTAATAGTGATTTTTTTCCCCTCTTTCATTTCACTATAGGTGTTATTTAGGAAAAATAGTTTGTATTGGGTAAACTAAAAACCCAAtgagataaattttttatttcatccaAATTACATGATGAGTATGTATTGATTTACTGATTTAGTATCCGAAATAAACCTGGTTATAAAAGAtaacataaattatttatgtattgattttaagcaaatggttatataattttttaaaataattcagtgattttttttaatgtgaaaATAAATCAATAGTTTTAATATTTGTCAAAGCTAGTAATTACGTAAAATTGAATTGCCTTTTGACTTATTAAATGATCTTTAATGAGTTGTATTTATTCAGttacattattttttcaaaataaaaagaaatatattataatacaaCAAATGAAATAATAAGATTGAGAAAAATTACATAATAAATACTATTAAAATACTTAGAGAGTCAATCACTTATgattagaaatataaataaataaatacaaagtcttaatttttttctaaattggaAGACATACAATTtcaaaaaacataattaatatgaAGAAAATTGGGGGGCCGGGGGAGTATATTCTTTAAAAGAAATAATGTTATTCTTATTGTTTAAACTCAAATACAGtcgacttcatgtgaagttgatagctgagaATGAGTAGATAAAAATTTCAGTCAAATCATTTAATGACTCTCAAGTATCAATTTTACGTATAAAACCGACGGCACCTGAGTTTCTACCttatttgtttcattttttctttgaattgaaGGAGTTGGCAATTGTGGTGAACACAACCATGACAATCAATAAGTTACAGTTTCCTTTGATTAATGGATAACCATTGCACCAACCTCTCAACATATAGATAGTAAATACCAATTGATGTTCACCTATACAATAAGTACTAATTCatataattttagaaagaaaatgtGTTGCATgccatttagaaaaaaaaaataaaaaataaaaaaaatctgcaAGTGCCCTTGTGATGAGTGCATCACTTctttttattactattatttttaactaatatcaTATTTCTGGCACATCAATTATTGACTGCTTTGTATATAGAAACTATCAACTTATAATTAAAAGAAGATTGAGGTTTAGTTAAACCTATTATAAAGTGTTAAAACTCTGAAATAAAGGAGCATATAGTAGCACCATTCACTGACACTAGTGTGTTTTGATTACTTTTGTTGAAGATTCTTTGTATCTTTCATGAATTGGTAACGTTGGGAGAAAAAAAGTGTTAATTCTGTTATATATTGAAGTTTTATatgagagaaaaattaaaaagaaaaagaagagggatTAGTTGATGCAATGAATAATGATCATGTGGTGTGAACAGGAATCAAAGTGTTTTAAGCATTGCACACAATGGTGGGCTGTCACTTAGAAAGAAAACAGCTATGGCCACAGACACACTCTGCTCACTTTCCTTAACATTTCAGTTTAAGACACATAACACATACATACACTGCATTGTAGAATAATCAACAAAATTCACCACAATTAGTAGAAATTAATCAATGGTTTAATTTTTAGCGTTGTGTGTATGTatgatgataattttttttggttatcTTCACAGTatctttaaattcaataaattaaagattaatcTGTCGTAtatctgaattttattttaaagtctATTACCagccaataattttttataaagtcCGTTAAGATTAttgtcaaataataaaaagtcaaGATAATATATACTTAAAggattaaattcaaattaacttCATTATTCTTAAAAAACTAACAAATTTTGGTTATTGACACAAAAgaaatttactttttttcttttattggacaaattctttttttttttgttcattacTTGTTGAAAACATTGATTAACATATAGTCCTTGTGTATAtgtatgaattttacataaatatct encodes the following:
- the LOC107464083 gene encoding GATA transcription factor 9, which translates into the protein MEVPEYFVGGYYGAGGDQFSTEKRHGVGGGDQKHGGYGGGGEPFAIDDLLDFSNADAIMSDGYSSTDSSNVTAVDSCNSSVSGGDNHFPAGIVPRAFSSGDPQFSGGDLCVPYDDMAELEWLSNFVEDSFSTEEDLKTLQLLSGGGATAINGRKPQTPESSSSSENALHPPFDTARNAPFLLHQETPLPGKARSKRSRAAPGDWSTRLLHLSTPPPPKLQTSAAEHKPPTPKVAAPTTTKRREANAECLGRKCLHCGADKTPQWRTGPMGPKTLCNACGVRFKSGRLVPEYRPAASPTFVSTKHSNSHRKVLELRRQKDLQRQHQQQQQLMSQTSIFGVSNGGDEFLIHHHHHHPHHHQQHHCGPDFRHVI